The following proteins are encoded in a genomic region of Candidatus Parvarchaeota archaeon:
- a CDS encoding proline--tRNA ligase, whose protein sequence is MKSKKSENFSEWYTELVKEAKLADIRYNVKGFVVFLPWSVMSMMRMYRVYEAELEKTGHVPAWFPAVIPERNFHVEAKHVEGFTPQVFWVSEAGGNKLEERLAMRPTSETAMYQMYALWVQGKADLPIKIYHSSQVWRYETKATRPFIRSREFHWIEAHDAFASEAEAKAQVREDMEIAQKAIHEKFCVPFLFFRRPQWDKFPGAVDTFAADTLMPDGKVLQLPSTHLLGQNFAKAFNITYTDEAGKQQFAWQTCYGPAISRIYAAVISVNGDDKGLVLPSCLATLTCVIVPIVKKETEKQVLEACAKVRKILEGAGIKCRLDDSANSPGFKYNEWELKGVPVRIEVGAREAQEETVTIAMRDIASPKEKKTVKVGELVGTVGKLLLDFDARIFKKSDEQFKGKIHDAKDLKQLEGALGKGGFARIAFCSMEMDGKNCADELKAKTTGDVRGTIFGGDFEKKEKPDAKTGTSCIVCGKAAKEVVYAARQY, encoded by the coding sequence ATGAAATCCAAAAAATCAGAGAATTTTTCCGAGTGGTACACCGAGCTTGTCAAGGAAGCAAAGCTTGCCGACATTAGGTATAATGTCAAGGGGTTTGTCGTCTTTTTGCCCTGGTCAGTCATGTCAATGATGAGAATGTACAGGGTTTACGAGGCAGAGCTTGAGAAAACCGGCCACGTGCCTGCATGGTTTCCGGCAGTCATTCCTGAGCGTAACTTCCATGTCGAGGCAAAGCACGTTGAAGGATTCACACCCCAGGTTTTTTGGGTAAGCGAGGCAGGCGGCAACAAGCTTGAGGAGCGGCTTGCAATGAGGCCGACATCCGAAACCGCCATGTACCAAATGTACGCGCTTTGGGTGCAGGGAAAAGCCGACTTGCCCATAAAAATTTACCATTCCTCGCAAGTGTGGCGCTATGAGACAAAGGCGACAAGGCCATTTATACGCTCCCGAGAATTCCACTGGATAGAGGCGCACGATGCATTTGCAAGCGAGGCAGAAGCCAAAGCACAGGTAAGGGAGGACATGGAGATTGCGCAAAAGGCGATACATGAAAAGTTTTGCGTCCCATTCCTTTTTTTCAGAAGGCCGCAGTGGGACAAGTTTCCTGGTGCGGTTGACACGTTTGCCGCAGACACATTGATGCCGGACGGAAAGGTATTGCAATTGCCTTCAACGCACCTGTTGGGGCAGAACTTTGCAAAGGCCTTCAACATAACCTATACCGATGAGGCGGGAAAGCAGCAATTTGCATGGCAGACATGCTACGGCCCTGCGATTTCAAGGATTTATGCGGCAGTGATTTCAGTGAATGGAGATGACAAGGGGCTTGTCTTGCCCTCCTGCCTTGCCACCCTTACCTGCGTGATTGTGCCCATTGTCAAAAAAGAAACAGAAAAACAGGTGCTTGAGGCGTGCGCAAAAGTGAGAAAAATTCTGGAAGGGGCTGGAATAAAATGCAGGCTTGACGACTCTGCAAACTCCCCCGGCTTCAAGTACAACGAATGGGAGCTAAAGGGTGTGCCGGTTCGCATAGAAGTTGGCGCAAGGGAGGCACAAGAGGAAACAGTAACGATTGCAATGCGCGATATTGCAAGCCCGAAGGAAAAGAAGACCGTGAAGGTTGGAGAGCTTGTTGGCACGGTTGGCAAGCTGCTCTTGGATTTTGATGCTAGGATTTTCAAAAAATCCGATGAACAATTCAAGGGCAAGATTCATGATGCAAAGGATTTGAAGCAGCTTGAAGGCGCACTTGGGAAAGGCGGCTTTGCACGCATTGCATTCTGCTCAATGGAGATGGATGGAAAGAATTGCGCCGACGAACTGAAGGCAAAAACAACCGGAGATGTGCGCGGCACGATTTTTGGCGGCGATTTTGAAAAGAAGGAAAAACCTGATGCCAAGACCGGTACATCGTGCATAGTTTGTGGGAAGGCAGCCAAAGAAGTTGTGTATGCGGCAAGACAGTACTAG